Part of the Andreesenia angusta genome, TCTTGCAGCACTTGTGAGAAGTTTATTCCTTGGTTCTTGGCCATCTCATTGAGCCAGCTAGGTATGGAAACATTCTTCCTCACAGTAGTATTCTTATAGTGCTTTGCATAAGCCAGAAGATCCACTCCTACAAGTGTCTTAAAACTTCCTTCTTCTAAGCAGTAGTCCTTATCCTCAACGTTCACTTCATCAATCGGAGTGGGATTAGGATAGGGCTTTTTTTCAACCATATAATCGTATAGGTGCATTCCCAGCACGTCTTGGGCCATATACAACGCTTCCTTCTCGTCATCTCCTTCAGTTATACAGCCTTCAATGTCAGGAAACTCGACACAGTATCCACCTTCTTCGGCACGGTAAAAAACCGCAGGATAAACTAAAAACATATATGACACCTCCGTTTATTGTGTGAAGCAAGGAAGGGCTATTTCAGCCCCGCTTGTTTCAGGATAGCCTGTTCGGTACCTTTCTTCAAGTCCTTGCTATGGAAGGGGACCTCTGTCACCTTACCGGTTTCGAAATTCTTAAACCGCCTGTGCGACCCTTTTCCGCCAGGTATTTCAACGAATCCGTTCGCCTTGAGCAGCTTAATCATTTCTTTTGAGCTCATAGGCATAAGTTCACCCTCCTCACAACTATATTATACACAATATTGCGCATATATTCAAGCATGATTATGTTCTGTCTTAGATAAGCTT contains:
- a CDS encoding type II toxin-antitoxin system HicB family antitoxin; protein product: MFLVYPAVFYRAEEGGYCVEFPDIEGCITEGDDEKEALYMAQDVLGMHLYDYMVEKKPYPNPTPIDEVNVEDKDYCLEEGSFKTLVGVDLLAYAKHYKNTTVRKNVSIPSWLNEMAKNQGINFSQVLQ
- a CDS encoding type II toxin-antitoxin system HicA family toxin, whose protein sequence is MPMSSKEMIKLLKANGFVEIPGGKGSHRRFKNFETGKVTEVPFHSKDLKKGTEQAILKQAGLK